CAAACAAATTACTGCTTACCTTGGAACGATCCCAACGATGAAGCCAAACCACACTCTCCAAAATTCTCCAAAAGGCTCTCTTTCACAGCTTTGGAGACATTAAATTGTGTAATTATAACAGAATCATCGCCCACTTTGTCTCTATTAGGGTTGAGAAAAACTTCCATCACCATGTATCTGTTTTTGAACGCCACCATGATCCTTAGCGCTCAAGCAAATCGAAAATTCGAATTTCCAGAACAAAAATCACCGacagaagaaagaaacaaaaacccTAGAAGCTAATGTCCGATAAGGAAATACGGGTCGGGTCCTTTACTGGGCTCTGATTGATGAAGCCCAATAGTGCGTACACGTGTTAACCTGTGATAGGTTACGAAGTTTTCGCGGTGTGTCCTTGTTTATCACTCCACCTAATCCGCGtcgttttgaaattttgaaaataatagtGAGCCAGTGAGTGAGTGGCGCATTTAAAACACGAGAGTCGAAAAGATCCGTTGCGGGACACGTGCACAaacaaatacattttatttttattttttaatttctttccactgtcgtgttttcaaatttttttaagtcCACGTAGTTcaataaatttctaattttttaatttcatattttaaaagcTTCATAAATTACACTAAACTTTGGCtgaatttcttaaatataaacttttaaagtttataatgCTTCAATTCTAATTGAATCAATCCTCAACTATTTAAAtcgaaaattaaaataaaattttcgaGGATAGAAAAGCTTAattaatttgacaaaaattggagatgtaaatttcatataatttaaattaatataagtgTTAGTGtaagagtttttcaaaataggaAAAAGGATAAGGTTTAGTATTCTCAttgaaatgtatatataaataattttattgtgattattataaaaaattaataaaataattatgcatGGGAATtaagattaataattaataattaataactgGACGACACTAATAGCAGTATCTTCTATGGTCCAATACATTCACTCACATGActaattgaacatttttttttataaaaaataattggtgGGATGAGAAAGAACGTTGGAGTTAGATCCGATAGTTAATCCAGATTTGATGGAGATGGTGCCACCTGAAAGGACCCGACCCGAGAGTGACATGTTTACATTTGGGTCACAATTTGCCTGAAATTGGACGCGCATTTCCGGTAGTTAGTTTTGTCCTACATTGGTGTGTGTCCCACAAGTGCACAGTGACCATCAGTACCTGCTTTCTATAAATACCCAATCCATCTTCATACATCCCtgcaaatttcaattttttatagcTTTTGCTCTGCTTAGGTTCTgcagaaagagagagagagtgtgttTCAGAgagagatttttctttttctacgtTATCTGTTTTGGGTTTCTCTCGCATCGTTTTTGCAGGTACTGAGGAACAAGTCTTGGCAGCATAACCTTGTTGGAGAGCGTGTAAGTTCATTTTTCTTATCTGGGTTGGTCCAGTTTTCATCCTAGTTTCATCGTCTATTCATATaactgaattaaaaaaaaaaaacattacttttatcttGTATTTTCTGTAATTTGATAATGAGAATTAATTTCTATTCTGGTTTCTCTTTTTTAGGGTGGGGTTGAATTCCTATGTTATAGGAATAATGTTGTTGATGTGGTGGTTTTATGTGCATGGGAATTGAGAATTATGTGTGGGCATATGTTTGTTCCTTTCACATGCTCTCTCTTTTGTTTTCTAACTCTTATGCACTTATTTAAATGTGGATGGGTAATTAAATTTCCGCGGTGGTTGTGTTAATTGTGGTgtcttattttgttttggtaATCTTGACTGGCATTGGTTTAGATCTGCCTCATGGGGATATTCGGTTGGCCTCAGTATAAATGTTGTTTGTCTTATTGTCACAGAGAGGTAGTGAATGAATataatttacttattatttacACGCTTTCTGATTtagaaatttaacaaaaatccTTTTTTAATTTGCCCATTTTCTGAACTGCTAAATTCCATTTAAGGCTATGTTTGTCAAAAGCTTGTTAAGTTTTTATGTTCGGTTTAAGATGAAAGCAGTTTTCTTATTTGACACAGACGTTGAGGGAAATTACTTTGTAAGGCTGGTTGGTCATAGAAGGTTAAAGTCCTTACATCTCTTTAGATTCAAGCAAGTCAGTTTCTGTTGAATTTGACTGAATCATGTGTTGTTGTGGTGAGTCCTGCAGAAAATTCAGGCAAGGCCTTCGAGTTGGGGAGTATTAGATTGGAATTCTAGAAGTTTCTGTTTAGACCGAAGAATGGAGGTATATGGCAAACCTATGGTTGCAGCTCCTTCAAATGTTATTTATCTGTCAAGTATTTTGGGCCAAGATGGTCCAGTACCCTGTCACAGGTGCAACTGGAAATGTGAAAATGAACATGTTTGTGGAAACATGTATCGCTGCAAGCTAACAGGGCTGACTCACATCTGTGATAAAAACTGTAACCAGAGAATTCTGTATGATAACCATAGCTCACTTTGTCTAGCAAGTGGTCAAATTTTCCCCCTTACTCCAGCAGAGGAACAAGCAGTGAGAGGTGTTCGCAGAAAGCTAGATGCAGAGAATTCGCCCTCTGATAGCTGTGGTTTTAAGCGTAGGCGTGATGCACAATTTCATCCTTCTCCTTTCGAGAGATCTTTCACTGCTGTCGGTCCTATCTGCAGCCAAGTTGGAGATGGCATGGATATGAAGTAGATATCTATTATATAACTGAAACAGACTCATAATTTTTCTTGTCCCTTTGaagtttttttacttttgtctaTCGGATGAGTATCTAAAACAGACATTGAACAGTTATGGATTATTTATTGGTGGACATGATGTGCCCCCATCTGCTGTAGGAAGAAATCTTTATATTTCTAGTATTAATGTAATGTAGCCTTAAAGTAGCAACTGTTGAATGGGGATTTGAGCAGGGTCTTTCTACGCGCAACACATTTATGACACTTGAATTGACATCAGTTTTCTTCTAAATCTAGTGAGAAGCTGACTGTCATAGCCGTCTACAGAATGTATTTTGGCTTTCATTGCTTGAATTTGATTCAGTCCATTGATAGATGCATACATGAGAAATGTACTTAACCGTAATCCTTTATTAGTTAACCATCAAGTTTCTAGTGTATCTGTAACCATAAAGAATCCCCGCTAATGTACGCATTGCTATTGCTACTGTCATAAGCTTTGTACTCCTTAATTTTGTATGAACAGCAAACAGTTATTTGGTCCTTAGGGTCATATCAATAACCTTGACTTCTGTAGGCTGAGGTTCTCTCCAGTTTGTCATATGAACAAAGTTGTTGGTATGCCATCTGGTGAATTGATTTTGAGTTTGCTGCTTGACTCTTCCTATTTCTGTTGCAGGCTCAAGGGTGATCTAGtccacattttcattcttattcattttctgatatatttttcattccGTGATTTGATTAAACTATTACCTGTCTGAGGTTACTGTAGCTTGTGCAGGTTTTGAAGCCTATGCTAGGAAGGAGCGTTCAAAACATTGTCTTGCAATactgaattaatttttataatatagaatTGTTCTATACTATCAGTTATTGATAAATGCCTTTTTTTCCTTGAATGAATGCAGGCATTGCGACTTCTGCTCAAATCTTTTCTATGGTGAAGTTTGGAGAAACCAACAGTTATGGGGCTATAGAGTCTAAAGGCTACGTAGGTAATACTAACACTCCAGGATGTCAAAAGTATTGAGACCAGATCATTTATGGTGGTGCTGTACAGATACGGTAGAGATACAAGTAGGGATGATAAAGTAGGGATGCCTAATCTctgttattaattttatttgaaattgtggTTGAATTctattaaatgatttaatacTTGTTTGGTAGATGGTGAGGTGACATTGAGCAAATAAAGGGAACATAGCAGCAGCAACATCAGTGTTGAAAAATTGCACATTGTATTCGAGGATGGAAAGTAATAGCTTCCGATTAAAAATGAAGTCTCTTACAAAATTGTCATGTCAATGATTTCTGCCAAATTTTGTACTTGTTATATGTACTAGTCACAGTTgtaattaatctttaatttgGTTTATAGACAGATGTAGCTTTTGATTCTGATATTTATAAAGCTAGAGGTTGTAATGTAGCTTTCATTTTCCAACTTATACTTGTAGCAGAGCATcctaaatatttgaaatttgacAGATATATTAGATGAGTTATTATCAACAGATtggttgataaatattttaaaataaaatttaattactggttatattaacaaattttgcCCGGAGTTCTTTTCTcactaatatttatattgattaatttttgtgGATTGTGGTTGTTGTTTGCACTGTATAAATGCCAGAATTCACTGTTGATATTACCTAGTAGCATGCATTCACCTTTTTACTTAAGGCAACATACAAACACTTGAACCTGTTAGAGGAAAACGAATCAGTGATTGTGGTTTTTGGTTGAGCATAGAAGGTTGAGAGTCTGTCAAGGACAGAGGAAGGTGAAGAATAAAGAAGGCAACATTTGAATCTGCCAAAAGAATGAATAAGAATATTTCAATCAGTTAATTGGAAATAACTTCagtttttagtgttttttaaatttcaaaacaattaaatatatctatatgCACATTAAGAAAACAATCTACTGTattatttttcaagttttacCACAACCCTTcaagaaaacaagaaatataTGTATCATAAGATCATAACTCATTAAAGGTCTCCCAACACCGACTCTCATAATCACATTTTGATTACCCtgattaagaaacaaaaactccataaaagaaaagaattagaACATCATCACTTGGAAAACTTTAACtagtatttttgtaaaataagaGTAAAAGATGATCTATAATATAAGGGAACAAAGTGATAATCTTGATCTTTCAACTTTTAAAGAACAGCTGTAAGAAGTGTTTgaaaaaaacttgtaaaaatgcTTTTTCAAGTTCTagaaatttttagtttaattagtaCTTTAAATTATGTAAACATTGGCTTTGTTGCACTGGTAGTTTTAAccaactaaaaatatattttaatcagaTAAAACAAAAGTATACGAACTTTTTAGACTTTTTAATCTGATAAACTCACTTAAACAAAggtctttaattattttagctgattaaaaaatgtgttttaatatattaaaatgagaCAAATTTAAGGTTAAATTTTattccttttcaattttatagTAAGAAAATATCAAAGCGgtttctgtattttttattttatttgtcttaaattgatttttattttaaaagagatgtccatgttaatttttttttaattttttttatatttatttttttttaagaaaacaaatttatcaCGTCAAACTCACATAATATTGTATTATATGGTTGAACTAAGATAGCTGCATATTTGCATAATATTGTATTATATGATTGAATTAAGATAGCTGCATATTTAATCATTTaggatatttttatatttaatcaaCTTAAATAGGTGCtcgtattttaaatattttaattaaatttatttatctaaaaaattaaatcaatttgaaTGACGTTAAAAATTGTGACGTGATAAACTTagatgaattatttttatttatagttttaaaaaactttaatttaatcaaaacacaacattttaattaggaaattttgattaaaagaaatataaaatttattttaatttttattattattatttttacttttattaatgttttggtCTCTTTGCAAGTCTACGTCGTGTCCACCATCGTAAGCTGATCCTAGGCAGAAACCACCATGGACAAGCCATTTTCAATCCCAAGAAGGAACAAGATTCGTGAAGAACAGAAACCCcagaaaagaaatcaaattgaaaCCCTTATCTCAGACCTTAAGATCAGAACAACAACCTGCGAACCACACCCCCAGTTCACGACCATCAAGATGCAGAAAAGCGACAAAACCCCAAGAACAGGAATCACCCAAATTGATCCCAGAAAGAATtttgggaagaagaagagaatttCCTGCATAAACCACAACCCCAAATCAGAAAACAACACGAAGAACAATACTTCTCCTTTTAGCGGATGAACCGAACAGAGAAGAGGTCGCGCCCTCGCCGTGCCATTGTCACGCTAGTGTAGTGCTGTTGCCGCCAGAGTTCGCCTCTCTCCTACGAAACAACCCACAACcagaggaggaggagaaagtCTCTCTCCTAGCAACGCGAGCTCGTGCCACGGCGGAAGGGGAAGAAACTCTCCCTGAGTCAGAGGTCCAGATTCTCGCCACCGCCAAAACCACGAACTGCAAAACGCCCTCTTTTTTCTAAGGTTGGGTGATCCGAGTAAGAAGCAACAGAGAAATTGAGCTAGGTTTTTCTGGCGAGGATAAAAAGGATGAAGATAAGGGAAAACAATGTTTTAAATTTCGGTACTAGATCAATCATCAtttgaaattaaagttttttaaaactgtACCGCCACCAAAGTCTCTCACCTCAATAAAATTTGCTCGGTCATTAAACTATgtacattatattaaaatttcagtacatacttattttttttatctgtttcaAATGAgtcgtatttttttttaaaatgaacatattttattttttgttaacgAGTCTCAAAAGACATTAAATTAAGATTACTTGATGTAGAGAGAATATATTGATGTTTGTTTCTTATTCACTTccctttttaataatatttatttattttcattaacgcATTTATCCTAATTAAGGACGAAGTCCAAATTaattcaactttaaaaaaaaaagaacttaattGAGAACATTCATGTTTGAGGCGATCATATCACACAAATATCTGAATTGATTAAACCtattcaaaaaagaaaaaaaagctgaatattaaaaaaaagttacgaTCAGTTACACCTCTTTACACGTGACACTTTTGTaattgtatcaaaattttaaaaatgaaaaccaaattgagagaaataaaaataaaaatatctatttaagatttttataaaaaaaaaaatatgactaATGGAATTATTTAACGTAAATTTAGAAAAACTTAAGcaattttaattaagtaaaagTGTTTCAATTTGCAAATTCAgcaatatcaaatatattttaaatgattaaaaaaatttaaccaacTAAAAGTAACTTATGgcttttataaaacaaaaattaacacctatatatattttaagtaaatcTTATCAGTACGGAAACATGTTAACTTATTTACAAATCAAACAACAAGATCATCCATCAACCCAGTTTTCACCAAAAAATCCAACATGGTCCACCTAGATTCCTTCAATATATATACGCACGAATTTTCAACAAAAGCATGGACTATCAGATCCATTCCTTTTGTTAGAGTGTTAAACACTCAAACATATGAGTAAAACTTTATTgaaaattctcaaacaaatttttaagcacggataaaaagttattaaaaactgcaaaattttagattttcatGGGATTTGAAATTATCCACTTCATTATCTCATATTCCACTTCCATtcttttcaagtttttaatcaaggatatttttagttattaaatttcAACCAAATATATTCatagaaataattatttatatcataCCCTGTAACACTCTCCAAAATCTTCTACAAAATGGAACTAAAATTACCGGTTGAACAGAGAAACATGTTTCTAATCTTTATCCAAAATGATTCTTTTGTATAgttgagaagaagaaaacaaaaggggTGAAAACAAAGTTACAGATAAACCAAGAAAAACTGCTGAGAAAATTGGAATTCTTTTCTTATCAAACGAGATCATATTATGTACCCAAAAGAAGTATTAGCCATATATAGTTGCTTAAGCCAAAAGTTGATACCAAAATTCCACAAACTCAGAAGTTTGTGACTTTAGCAATCAGATGGGTGGAGTCAATGTCCCAAAGGCTACTTTTTCTCAGTTCCCATTGAAACAATGATAACAATTTAGCGTGTGTTTAAAGAAGTTTTTGGTCAAATTCACTGCTGAAAAGCTTGTCCTTTTCTTCCATGAAAGGTCAATTTTCTGAAGTCACTGCACAGTAGCAAAGCGTGTAGTTAGGTGTAGGAAATAAcgaactaaaagaaaaatatgcatAATTTCATACACAAGTTTTCCCTTTACGTATTCCCTAGTCAATGTACTTCTACGTAGGAGGAATCCTAGGTCACTTCTTTATGGGATCATCCTATCCTATGCAATCATGCAACAATTTTTCCTACATGGTGGAATCGCAGTTTCTGACACGATTATTTGAAGGAAATTCATGATTCTCCTGTCACAGAGATCACATAGATTAATGttgtttccttattttctcAGTTCTCCATGAAACAGAAAAGGCAAAGAATAGCTTCTTAATTAGGCCATCCACAATAAAAGAAATGCTAAACCCATGTAGCTGGTATTGTGCCTGATAATTTCTCCAAAGCAACGTAGCAGACATTCTTGATACAAATATGGGAGGGTTACTCATTCTTGGCACATCATCAATTCCCCCAAAAACACACAACACAACCAATAATACTAATCATAGAAAATGACAATAGTGGCATCATGGAAGTTCCAAAGTTTCTGTGTTATTTTGTTTACTTTCTTGTCTTATTCTTTCTCTTCTATTTTCACCATAACAAATAACTGCCCTTATACCATATGGCCTGGCACACTCTCCGGTTCCGGCTCACCGCCGCTTCCGACGACCGGATTCCGGCTGGACTCCGGCCAGATGATCAAACTCACCAGTGTTCCAGGGTGGTCGGGAAGGATCTGGGCTAGGACTGGCTGCACATTTGATGCAACAGGAATTGGCAAGTGTGAAACAGGTGATTGTGGTGGAAGATTGGAATGTGATGGAAATGGTGCTGCTCCTCCTACCTCATTGTTTGAGATAACTCTTGGCAAAGGCAATGAACAAGACTTCTATGATGTCAGCATGGTGGATGGCTACAATTTGCCATTGCTTGTTCAACCAAGAGGTGTGTATGGTTCTGGGGTCTGCAATGCCACAGGTTGTGTCACAGACATCAACAGAGGTAAGATGTTTTCCAAAACATAAGTCAGTGTAGAATTTGGATTCTCTGTTGGATTTTTCTGTACTATTCATAtactgtatttttttaaaatacacccattttaaagttttaaaatatattaaaaaaaaatattaaaatcaatgtATTTTTAGTGTTCAGTAGAGGACAACCAAAAAACATCCTTAACAGAATCAGAAGTCTTAATTGTAACATGTTCATTATTAGGTACCAGAATTGCATCTCATTCATCCTGAATTTGATAGGTTGTCCCAAAGAACTTCAAGTAGTGGGTGGAGATGGATACCAGGGTGGTGTTGTTGGGTGTAAAAGTGCTTGTGAGGCATTTGGGTCAGATGAGTACTGCTGCAGTGGAGAATTTGCCAATCCAAGTACATGCCAGCCATCCTATTATTCCACCCTTTTCAAGCAGGCTTGTCCAAAAGCTTATAGCTATGCATTTGATGATGCTACCAGCACTTTCATTTGCAAAGCTTTTGAATATGACATTGTTTTTTGTCCCAACAGCAACAGGTATATGTTTCCACTTCCCATTCTCTTCCAATTTATTGTTGCAGAGAGAAA
This window of the Vigna angularis cultivar LongXiaoDou No.4 chromosome 7, ASM1680809v1, whole genome shotgun sequence genome carries:
- the LOC108336409 gene encoding uncharacterized protein LOC108336409, with protein sequence MEVYGKPMVAAPSNVIYLSSILGQDGPVPCHRCNWKCENEHVCGNMYRCKLTGLTHICDKNCNQRILYDNHSSLCLASGQIFPLTPAEEQAVRGVRRKLDAENSPSDSCGFKRRRDAQFHPSPFERSFTAVGPICSQVGDGMDMK
- the LOC108336831 gene encoding pathogenesis-related thaumatin-like protein 3.5 isoform X1, translated to MTIVASWKFQSFCVILFTFLSYSFSSIFTITNNCPYTIWPGTLSGSGSPPLPTTGFRLDSGQMIKLTSVPGWSGRIWARTGCTFDATGIGKCETGDCGGRLECDGNGAAPPTSLFEITLGKGNEQDFYDVSMVDGYNLPLLVQPRGVYGSGVCNATGCVTDINRGCPKELQVVGGDGYQGGVVGCKSACEAFGSDEYCCSGEFANPSTCQPSYYSTLFKQACPKAYSYAFDDATSTFICKAFEYDIVFCPNSNRARKPNAPVPPLPPSIGWPDQKVQQQLHSSSDILLPFPVTLFLFVPLSLCLQQSLRH
- the LOC108336831 gene encoding pathogenesis-related thaumatin-like protein 3.5 isoform X2 — encoded protein: MTIVASWKFQSFCVILFTFLSYSFSSIFTITNNCPYTIWPGTLSGSGSPPLPTTGFRLDSGQMIKLTSVPGWSGRIWARTGCTFDATGIGKCETGDCGGRLECDGNGAAPPTSLFEITLGKGNEQDFYDVSMVDGYNLPLLVQPRGVYGSGVCNATGCVTDINRGCPKELQVVGGDGYQGGVVGCKSACEAFGSDEYCCSGEFANPSTCQPSYYSTLFKQACPKAYSYAFDDATSTFICKAFEYDIVFCPNSNRARKPNAPVPPLPPSIGWPDQKQSLRH